A single genomic interval of Antarcticibacterium arcticum harbors:
- a CDS encoding BfmA/BtgA family mobilization protein has protein sequence MPHEIIGPPVQNLESKIKRRIHVVIAIWKDIEKYQTKPYDNVGGPSRRNLYIKINFFLESIYL, from the coding sequence ATCCCGCATGAAATAATTGGTCCCCCTGTTCAAAATTTAGAAAGTAAAATTAAAAGGAGGATCCATGTAGTAATAGCAATTTGGAAGGATATTGAAAAATATCAAACGAAACCATATGACAATGTTGGCGGCCCTTCAAGAAGAAATTTATATATAAAAATAAATTTTTTCCTAGAGAGCATTTACCTGTAA